One window from the genome of Numida meleagris isolate 19003 breed g44 Domestic line chromosome 24, NumMel1.0, whole genome shotgun sequence encodes:
- the SCAMP3 gene encoding secretory carrier-associated membrane protein 3 encodes MAHHGGPAVLPDNPFQDPAVVQHRPGPESAALDAYNPFESGAPPPPYYAPAGAPPASAVPPPPQGTAQPPRRPSPTEPRNYGSYGTQASAAAATAELLKRQEELNRKAEELDRRERELQNAALGGSAARANNWPPLPSFCPVKPCFYQDIPVEIPADFQKTVTTMYYLWMASTVALLLNFLSSLAWFCVEPSSGSGFGLSILWALLYTPCSFVCWYRPMYKAFRSDSSFNFFVFFFIFFAQNVMYVLQAIGIPNWGFSGWIVSLTALRKNKAVAAMMILVSLLFTAQAVLGVSMLKRIHSLYRRTGASFQKAQEEFAAGVFSNQAVRTAAANAAAGAASNAFRAP; translated from the exons ATGGCCCATCACGGCGGCCCCGCGGTGCTCCCGGATAACCCCTTCCAA GACCCCGCCGTGGTGCAGCACCGGCCCGGCCCCGAGAGCGCGGCGCTGGACGCCTATAACCCCTTCGAGAGCGGCGCG ccgccgccgccgtaCTATGCTCCGGCCGGGGCCCCGCCCGCCTCAGCcgtgccgccgccgccgcaggGAACCGCGCAGCCCCCGAGGAGACCGAGCCCCACCGAGCCGCGGAACTACGGCTCCTACGGGACGCAG GCCTCGGCTGCAGCTGCCACGGCCGAGCTGCTGAAGCGGCAGGAGGAGCTGAACCGGAAGGCGGAGGAGTTGGACCGGAGGGAGCGGGAGCTGCAGAACGCCGCCCTCGGGGGCAGCGCCG CACGAGCCAACAACTGGCCCCCGCTGCCGTCCTTCTGCCCGGTGAAGCCTTGCTTCTACCAGGACATCCCCGTGGAGATCCCCGCCGACTTCCAGAAGACCGTTACCACGATGTATTACCTCTGGATGG CCAGCACCGTTGCCCTCCTCCTGAACTTCCTCTCCTCCTTGGCCTGGTTCTGCGTGGAGCCCTCGTCCGGTTCTGGCTTCGGCCTCTCCATCCTTTGGGCTCTTCTCTACACGCCCTGCTCCTTCGTCTGCTGGTATAGGCCCATGTACAAAGCCTTCAG gagcGACAGTTCGTTCaacttctttgtcttcttcttcatcttctttgcCCAGAACGTGATGTACGTGCTGCAGGCGATCGGCATTCCCAACTGGGGCTTCAG CGGTTGGATCGTGAGCCTGACAGCGCTGAGGAAGAACAAGGCCGTGGCGGCGATGATGATCCTGGTGTCCTTGCTCTTCACGGCGCAGGCGGTGCTGGGCGTTTCCATGCTGAAAAGG ATCCATTCCCTGTACCGCCGGACGGGCGCCAGCTTCCAGAAGGCTCAGGAGGAGTTTGCTGCGGGGGTTTTCTCCAACCAGGCGGTGCGCACGGCCGCCGCCAACGCCGCCGCGGGAGCCGCCTCCAACGCCTT CCGGGCGCCGTaa
- the HCN3 gene encoding potassium/sodium hyperpolarization-activated cyclic nucleotide-gated channel 3 isoform X1 has translation MAAWGLCRPPLSPWAAPLLAPALQHPQGSVQTLPSPELLISATRWVLNFDPGFAFSPRAAAPRRFYWDLIMLLLMVGNLIILPVGITFFKDENTPPWIVFNVLSDTFFLADLVLNFRTGIVVEDNTEIILDPHTIKMKYLKSWFLVDFISSIPVDYIFLIVDLETQVDSDVYKTARALRIVRFTKILSLLRLLRLSRLIRYIHQWEEIFHMTYDLASAVVRIFNLIGMMLLLCHWDGCLQFLVPMLQDFPEDCWVSMNRMVNDSWGKQYSHALFKAMSHMLCIGYGRQAPEGMTDVWLTMLSMIVGATCYAMFIGHATALIQSLDSSRRQYQEKYKQVEQYMSFHKLPGDTRQRIHEYYEHRYQGKMFDEENILGELSEPLKEEIINFNCRNLVANMPLFANADPNFVTAMLTKLRFEVFQPGDFIIREGTVGKKMYFIQHGVVSILTKGSKETKLSDGSYFGEICLLTRGRRTASVRADTYCRLYSLSVDNFNEVLEEYPMMRRAFETVAMDRLDRIGKKNSILLRKRAEHSAGPMNTEMIQQIVKHDQDVAHNIQELQQMTLGRELSGKPVIWEPLVHAPLQTAAATTNVAIALTHQHSLQAHIFLPPSSISSPLSPEATLLTKPVRRSQPSLGGSRPSSVSSPSGAPSHLQTPAAASPSSPMLQSQVPLESGAQRPSHGAQGPPRVGQKGEMTAKQPLAAAAGPQPQLSKSRGASVSTSLLQQAAGAPSPSSEQAVPAGRTLHYSLSRATGSHISLLMQPQQLVKHRSIQGLPVGRLTQDVRLLSASQPSLPNKVAQQADGSSLQQGRKSAGNLARRSSPSVAGLLAKPAPGVPHPQQMPSGSPAQPNRPAAAAPTPQSPVSAPRQAAAPSRKGSVAFSPEVETGKPKLPSNM, from the exons ATGGCTGCGTGGGGTCTCTGCAGACCCCCCCTGAGTCCCTGGGCTGCCCCGCTGCTTGCGCCTGCTTTGCAGCACCCGCAGGGCTCCGTCCAAACCCTGCCGAGCCCCGAGCTCCTCATCTCTGCGACACGTTGGGTTCTAAACTTTGATCCCGGCTTTGCTTTCTCCCCGCGTGCCGCTGCCCCGCGCAGGTTTTACTGGGACCTCATCATGCTGCTCCTGATGGTGGGCAACCTGATCATCCTGCCCGTGGGCATCACCTTCTTCAAGGACGAGAACACCCCTCCCTGGATCGTTTTCAACGTCCTGTCGGACACTTTCTTCCTGGCCGACCTGGTCCTGAACTTCCGGACGGGCATCGTGGTGGAGGACAACACGGAGATCATCCTGGACCCCCACACCATCAAAATGAAATACCTGAAGAGCTGGTTCCTGGTCGACTTCATCTCCTCCATCCCCGTCGATTACATCTTCCTCATCGTCGACCTGGAGACGCAGGTGGACTCCGACGTCTACAAGACGGCGCGAGCGCTGCGCATCGTCCGCTTCACCAAAATCCTCAGCCTGCTGCGCCTGCTGCGGCTCTCGCGCCTCATCCGCTACATCCACCAGTGGGAGGAG ATCTTCCACATGACTTACGACCTGGCCAGCGCCGTGGTGAGAATCTTCAACCTCATCGGcatgatgctgctgctgtgccactgGGACGGCTGCCTGCAGTTCCTGGTGCCGATGCTGCAAGATTTCCCCGAGGATTGCTGGGTGTCCATGAACCGCATGGTG AACGACTCCTGGGGGAAGCAGTACTCGCACGCCCTGTTCAAGGCCATGAGCCACATGCTGTGCATCGGCTACGGCCGCCAGGCGCCCGAGGGGATGACCGACGTCTGGCTGACGATGCTGAGCATGATCGTGGGGGCCACCTGCTACGCCATGTTCATCGGCCACGCCACCGCCCTCATCCAATCGCTGGACTCGTCCCGCCGCCAGTACCAGGAGAAG TACAAGCAGGTGGAGCAGTACATGTCCTTCCACAAGCTGCCCGGGGACACCCGCCAGCGCATCCACGAGTACTACGAGCACCGCTACCAAGGCAAGATGTTCGACGAGGAGAACATCCTGGGGGAGCTCAGCGAGCCGCTCAAAGAG GAGATCATCAACTTCAACTGCCGCAACCTGGTGGCCAACATGCCGCTGTTCGCCAACGCCGACCCCAACTTCGTGACCGCCATGCTGACCAAGCTGCGCTTCGAGGTCTTCCAGCCCGGGGACTTCATCATCCGCGAGGGCACCGTGGGcaaaaagatgtatttcatcCAGCACGGGGTGGTCAGCATCCTCACCAAGGGCAGCAAGGAGACCAAGCTGTCCGACGGCTCCTACTTTGGGG AGATCTGCCTGCTGACGCGGGGCAGGCGGACGGCCAGCGTGCGAGCCGACACCTACTGCCGCCTCTACTCCTTGTCGGTGGACAACTTCAACGAGGTGCTGGAGGAGTACCCCATGATGCGCCGAGCCTTCGAGACGGTGGCCATGGACCGGCTGGACCGCATTG GCAAGAAGAACTCCATCCTGCTCCGCAAGCGCGCCGAGCACAGCGCGGGGCCCATGAACACCGAGATGATCCAGCAGATCGTGAAGCACGACCAGGACGTGGCCCACAAcatccaggagctgcagcagatgaCGCTGGGCCGGGAGCTGAGCGGCAAGCCCGTCATCTGGGAGCCGCTGGTGCACGCGCCGCTGCAGACGGCCGCCGCCACCACCAACGTGGCCATCGCCCTGACgcaccagcacagcctgcaggccCACATCTTCCTGCCGCCCTCCTCCATCTCCAGCCCGCTCTCCCCCGAGGCCACGCTGCTGACCAAGCCGGTGCGCCGgtcccagcccagcctggggGGCTCGCGGCCCTCCTCCGTCAGCTCGCCCTCGGGGGCACCGTCCCACCTGCAGAcgcccgccgccgcctcgcCGTCCTCGCCCATGCTGCAGTCCCAGGTGCCCCTGGAAAGCGGTGCCCAGCGGCCGAGCCACGGGGCGCAGGGCCCCCCACGCGTGGGGCAGAAGGGGGAGATGACGGCCAAGCAGCCcctggcggcggcggcgggaccCCAACCCCAGCTCTCCAAGTCCCGCGGCGCTTCGGTTTccacctctctgctgcagcaggcgGCGGGGGCCCCGTCCCCGAGCTCGGAGCAGGCGGTGCCGGCGGGGAGAACTCTCCACTACAGCCTGTCCCGAGCCACCGGCTCCCACATCTCGCTCCTGATGCAGCCGCAGCAGTTGGTGAAGCACCGGAGCATCCAGGGGCTGCCTGTCGGGCGGCTCACGCAGGACGTCCGCCTCCTCTCGGCCTCGCAGCCCTCCCTGCCCAATAAAGTCGCCCAGCAAGCAGACGGGAGCTccttgcagcagggcaggaaatCCGCGGGGAACCTGGCCCGCAGGTCCTCTCCCTCGGTCGCCGGACTCCTCGCCAAGCCGGCTCCGGGGGTCCCGCACCCGCAGCAGATGCCTTCGGGTTCTCCAGCGCAGCCGAACCGCCCCGCGGCCGCAGCGCCCACCCCGCAGTCCCCGGTGTCGGCGCCCCGCCAGGCGGCAGCTCCCTCCCGTAAGGGCTCCGTGGCCTTCAGCCCTGAGGTGGAAACGGGGAAACCCAAACTGCCGTCCAACATGTGA
- the HCN3 gene encoding potassium/sodium hyperpolarization-activated cyclic nucleotide-gated channel 3 isoform X2 produces MLLLMVGNLIILPVGITFFKDENTPPWIVFNVLSDTFFLADLVLNFRTGIVVEDNTEIILDPHTIKMKYLKSWFLVDFISSIPVDYIFLIVDLETQVDSDVYKTARALRIVRFTKILSLLRLLRLSRLIRYIHQWEEIFHMTYDLASAVVRIFNLIGMMLLLCHWDGCLQFLVPMLQDFPEDCWVSMNRMVNDSWGKQYSHALFKAMSHMLCIGYGRQAPEGMTDVWLTMLSMIVGATCYAMFIGHATALIQSLDSSRRQYQEKYKQVEQYMSFHKLPGDTRQRIHEYYEHRYQGKMFDEENILGELSEPLKEEIINFNCRNLVANMPLFANADPNFVTAMLTKLRFEVFQPGDFIIREGTVGKKMYFIQHGVVSILTKGSKETKLSDGSYFGEICLLTRGRRTASVRADTYCRLYSLSVDNFNEVLEEYPMMRRAFETVAMDRLDRIGKKNSILLRKRAEHSAGPMNTEMIQQIVKHDQDVAHNIQELQQMTLGRELSGKPVIWEPLVHAPLQTAAATTNVAIALTHQHSLQAHIFLPPSSISSPLSPEATLLTKPVRRSQPSLGGSRPSSVSSPSGAPSHLQTPAAASPSSPMLQSQVPLESGAQRPSHGAQGPPRVGQKGEMTAKQPLAAAAGPQPQLSKSRGASVSTSLLQQAAGAPSPSSEQAVPAGRTLHYSLSRATGSHISLLMQPQQLVKHRSIQGLPVGRLTQDVRLLSASQPSLPNKVAQQADGSSLQQGRKSAGNLARRSSPSVAGLLAKPAPGVPHPQQMPSGSPAQPNRPAAAAPTPQSPVSAPRQAAAPSRKGSVAFSPEVETGKPKLPSNM; encoded by the exons ATGCTGCTCCTGATGGTGGGCAACCTGATCATCCTGCCCGTGGGCATCACCTTCTTCAAGGACGAGAACACCCCTCCCTGGATCGTTTTCAACGTCCTGTCGGACACTTTCTTCCTGGCCGACCTGGTCCTGAACTTCCGGACGGGCATCGTGGTGGAGGACAACACGGAGATCATCCTGGACCCCCACACCATCAAAATGAAATACCTGAAGAGCTGGTTCCTGGTCGACTTCATCTCCTCCATCCCCGTCGATTACATCTTCCTCATCGTCGACCTGGAGACGCAGGTGGACTCCGACGTCTACAAGACGGCGCGAGCGCTGCGCATCGTCCGCTTCACCAAAATCCTCAGCCTGCTGCGCCTGCTGCGGCTCTCGCGCCTCATCCGCTACATCCACCAGTGGGAGGAG ATCTTCCACATGACTTACGACCTGGCCAGCGCCGTGGTGAGAATCTTCAACCTCATCGGcatgatgctgctgctgtgccactgGGACGGCTGCCTGCAGTTCCTGGTGCCGATGCTGCAAGATTTCCCCGAGGATTGCTGGGTGTCCATGAACCGCATGGTG AACGACTCCTGGGGGAAGCAGTACTCGCACGCCCTGTTCAAGGCCATGAGCCACATGCTGTGCATCGGCTACGGCCGCCAGGCGCCCGAGGGGATGACCGACGTCTGGCTGACGATGCTGAGCATGATCGTGGGGGCCACCTGCTACGCCATGTTCATCGGCCACGCCACCGCCCTCATCCAATCGCTGGACTCGTCCCGCCGCCAGTACCAGGAGAAG TACAAGCAGGTGGAGCAGTACATGTCCTTCCACAAGCTGCCCGGGGACACCCGCCAGCGCATCCACGAGTACTACGAGCACCGCTACCAAGGCAAGATGTTCGACGAGGAGAACATCCTGGGGGAGCTCAGCGAGCCGCTCAAAGAG GAGATCATCAACTTCAACTGCCGCAACCTGGTGGCCAACATGCCGCTGTTCGCCAACGCCGACCCCAACTTCGTGACCGCCATGCTGACCAAGCTGCGCTTCGAGGTCTTCCAGCCCGGGGACTTCATCATCCGCGAGGGCACCGTGGGcaaaaagatgtatttcatcCAGCACGGGGTGGTCAGCATCCTCACCAAGGGCAGCAAGGAGACCAAGCTGTCCGACGGCTCCTACTTTGGGG AGATCTGCCTGCTGACGCGGGGCAGGCGGACGGCCAGCGTGCGAGCCGACACCTACTGCCGCCTCTACTCCTTGTCGGTGGACAACTTCAACGAGGTGCTGGAGGAGTACCCCATGATGCGCCGAGCCTTCGAGACGGTGGCCATGGACCGGCTGGACCGCATTG GCAAGAAGAACTCCATCCTGCTCCGCAAGCGCGCCGAGCACAGCGCGGGGCCCATGAACACCGAGATGATCCAGCAGATCGTGAAGCACGACCAGGACGTGGCCCACAAcatccaggagctgcagcagatgaCGCTGGGCCGGGAGCTGAGCGGCAAGCCCGTCATCTGGGAGCCGCTGGTGCACGCGCCGCTGCAGACGGCCGCCGCCACCACCAACGTGGCCATCGCCCTGACgcaccagcacagcctgcaggccCACATCTTCCTGCCGCCCTCCTCCATCTCCAGCCCGCTCTCCCCCGAGGCCACGCTGCTGACCAAGCCGGTGCGCCGgtcccagcccagcctggggGGCTCGCGGCCCTCCTCCGTCAGCTCGCCCTCGGGGGCACCGTCCCACCTGCAGAcgcccgccgccgcctcgcCGTCCTCGCCCATGCTGCAGTCCCAGGTGCCCCTGGAAAGCGGTGCCCAGCGGCCGAGCCACGGGGCGCAGGGCCCCCCACGCGTGGGGCAGAAGGGGGAGATGACGGCCAAGCAGCCcctggcggcggcggcgggaccCCAACCCCAGCTCTCCAAGTCCCGCGGCGCTTCGGTTTccacctctctgctgcagcaggcgGCGGGGGCCCCGTCCCCGAGCTCGGAGCAGGCGGTGCCGGCGGGGAGAACTCTCCACTACAGCCTGTCCCGAGCCACCGGCTCCCACATCTCGCTCCTGATGCAGCCGCAGCAGTTGGTGAAGCACCGGAGCATCCAGGGGCTGCCTGTCGGGCGGCTCACGCAGGACGTCCGCCTCCTCTCGGCCTCGCAGCCCTCCCTGCCCAATAAAGTCGCCCAGCAAGCAGACGGGAGCTccttgcagcagggcaggaaatCCGCGGGGAACCTGGCCCGCAGGTCCTCTCCCTCGGTCGCCGGACTCCTCGCCAAGCCGGCTCCGGGGGTCCCGCACCCGCAGCAGATGCCTTCGGGTTCTCCAGCGCAGCCGAACCGCCCCGCGGCCGCAGCGCCCACCCCGCAGTCCCCGGTGTCGGCGCCCCGCCAGGCGGCAGCTCCCTCCCGTAAGGGCTCCGTGGCCTTCAGCCCTGAGGTGGAAACGGGGAAACCCAAACTGCCGTCCAACATGTGA